One Pseudomonadota bacterium genomic window, CGTAATTAGTTTCATTGTGGCTTTTGCTATGCTCGATGGTTACAAATCCGGCAACCTCCGTTTTGGCCTAATGATGGGCCACATAGCAGTATCGTTTATTGTCGCATCAGGCCTTGGATTTACAGTCAGTCTGATATGGTCATGGCTTCACAACAGGGTAGGAAATCTGCAGAACAGCCTGTTTATCACATTCGCTTTTGTGTTCACTATATTTGGCATCGCCGAGATATTATCCTTGAGCGGCTATATTGCAGCGCTGGCCTTTGGAATCAGCATAGGGAATGGAGGAGGGCTACTGGCACCGGCAGTGCTTCGGAGGCGTTACACCTTTTTGAAGACAATCAATGTCCATCCTGAAGAAAAAAGGTTCTTCTCTGAAATAGTTTTTCTCCTCAGAAGCTTTTTCTTCGTTTATGTGGGGTTCTCCGTCCAATTTACCGAGCTAAGGTCGGTCTATTTCGGTTTTCTTCTCACTATGTTAATATTCCTTTTGCGCATTCCCGTAACCCGACTTTCGATCAGCAAGGCTATTCATAAAAGGGATGTGTCTTTGATAGCTGTGATGAGTCCTAAGGGGATAGCCGTGGTGGCCATGGCTTCCCTTATATTTCAGGATGTAGGAGGCGATAGTTCTGTTTTGCAGAATATTGCTAATGGTGTGGTCATATGCAGTATTGCCATGACCTCAATTCTTGTCTTCTTTCTTACCAAAACTCCCCTGCTGAAGTTTTATGAATGGATTTTTTCCGGATTCGGAACATCCTCTAACTTACGATAAAGGAGGTTATATGAGCGGTTATCACAAACGGAACTGGGAAACCTTCCCCATGCACAAAATAAATCGAGTGGACCGTCCCACCACGATTATACATGATGATCAGGTGAGACGAACGGACGAACGTGAAAGCGGGTTCAACAAGGCGGCGCGAGGCGACTTCGGTGAGCGGCTCGCAAAGGAACGGTTTCGCTTTGGGGTGAAAAACCCTTTCTCGGCAGCGCTCGTCAACATGCAGTATTTTCTTGCCGGGATAGTCGATGGTCTGGTCGCGCAGCAAAAAGCCCCGCTTCCTGAAGACCCCGAAATCCTTTCGCGCCATATCAAAGAAGTTGCCTACTTCCTGCGTGCCGATGCCGTGGGCATCTGCAAGCTCCCTCCGTACGCGGTCTATACGAACCAGTTTCCTAACGGAGAGCCAATAGAACTGGATCACAAATTTGCCATTGCAGTTCTCGTAGACCAGGACTGGCGCACATCGGAAGCCTTTACCGGCAGCGACTGGATCAGCAATCCCATGAGCTTTGTTGCCTACTCGGCATCCGGTTTCATAGCATGCATAATTGCTGACTATATCCGTCGCCTTGGTTATCCCGCCCGTGCCCATCATGCACGGAACTACCAGGTAGTTGTTCCACCCATACTACTTTGGGCAGGGCTTGGAGAAATGTCGAGAATCGGAAACTGCGTAGTACATCCCTTCATGGGTCCGAGGTTCAAAGCAGCCGTTGTCACTACCGATCTTCCCCTTCATACCGACAAGCCGATAGACTTCGGTCTTCAGGATTTTTGCTCCAAGTGTAAAAAATGCGCCCGGGAATGCCCGTCCGGAGCACTTACCGACGGGGACAAGGTGATCGACAAGGGCTACGAATACTGGCCGAGCAACGTCGAGCGTTGCACGCGTATGCGCGTCGGCAACAAGCGAGGAGCGAGTTGCGGGACATGTATCAAGGTGTGCCCATGGAACAAACCATATACGCCTTTACATCGTGCCGTAGGTTGGGCTATGCGCCACTCCGGTATTGCTCGCAGCCTGGCAATAGAGTTTGACGATCTGCTCGGTTATGGTAAGGCAGGCTACAAGAACAAGTGGTGGTTTGATCTCGAGGAAATAGACGGGGCTATGATATTGCACCCGCCGAGCGAGAAGTCGCAGAAAGAGTACAAACAGGATGTTGACTACTAAATTGACCGGGACGCGCCCCTTAAGTAACGCCGTAAGGCGTGATCGAGGGGCGCAACAGTAATAATACGTTTCATTCCTTTCCAAATCTCCGCCTCTGTCGGTGGCTGCCACTATAAACTTTGCCGTCAGATTTTTTGACGTGTGCTTTTGAGCGATCTGTCAGGTGCAGCGCCTATCGCTTAAATAAGTTTATCAGCACAGTTAGAATAATGCTAATCACTACCATAGATGTAAATGGGAATAAATATTTTACTCCGCTCAGTCTCAATACATATATCGCCTGGCAATTTACCGAACCAATTCAAAAGCCAGGGAGCGAAGTGCAGTATTATCCCTATTACGACTAATATTAATCCTGCTGTTATTATCCAACGCCCCATTGTTCCCCTGTGCAAATCATAAATTATCTTTAGAAGTAACTGTTATTTATTTTTTGCATAATCTACTTGCACATAACGATAACATCAGTCAGGGCCAGCTTTTTCGGCGATTGGTTCCAATAGCTTGATACTATTCAAGGCCTCCTCAAGAAGTGATAAAATCGGTTTGAAGAGGAACCAAAATAACCACCACAGGAGGAAGCCTTATGAACTTTTACAAAGGTCAACACAAATTTTACTGCGGTATCGATCTTCATGCAAGAAAAATGTATCTCTGTATTCTTGATGAGAAAGGAGAGGTGAAGTTGCACCGGAACATGGATACTGACAGAGAAGCCTTTCTCAAAGCAATTGAACCCTATAGGGAAGATATTGTTGTTGCTGTAGAATGTATGTTCACCTGGTACTGGATAGCAGATTTATGTCAGAAAGAAGGTATAGCATTCGTATTAGGTCATGCCCTTTACATAAAAGCTATCCATGGAGGCAAGGCAAAGAACGACAAGATAGACTCACAGAAAATAGCCGTTCTCTTAAGAGGAGGGATGATCCCTCAATCCTATGTCTACCCCGAAAAGATGTTGGATGTTTTCCTTCCACCAAACAGAGCCAACTCAAAGAGTTTGAAAAAACAATCCACGTCCTGAAACCCTATTTCGCGAAGCCATTGGCACTGTGTTTCAACGGGGGCAAGAATATTCTCCTTTTTGCCGGGCCGCTGATAGTAGGCCTCTTCTATCTCCTGCTTTGTTTTACCCGGAGCCTTATCTCTGTTGAAGCGTAAAAGGTGGTCGACGAAGAAGCTGTCAAAAAGCGCACTCCCCGAAGGGGTCATTGAACTGACTTGTTCGAGGTTTAAGAAAACGCCGCCTTCACTCAGAAGTCCATAAATCTCGGCATATAACTTTCTCTTTCGGTCATCCGGTTGATGATGGACGGCAAAACCCGATACAATGACATCAAAAGCCTTTTCGACCTCAAAGCCTTTTGCCCAGGCTGGAGTTGCAAAATCTATCTTGATGATAGTAGTTCGGTGATTGTTGCCGATCTGTTTCCGTAACGCTTCCAGCATAGGCTCCGAGAAATCAGCAAAGATCACATGTACTGTCGGGTATGTATCAAGCAGCATACGACCGAGAATCCCATCTCCACACCCCAGGTCCAAAATCCTGGAGGGCAGGGGGCACCATATACTCAGAATCTTGCTGAGCACTTCCAACTGGAAGTTTGCTCCGGGGATAGCCCCCCTAATTTCCTCTAAAAAGGTCTGTGCTAGCTCCTTGGCTTGCCATTTGCTATGCTGCTCATTCATTCCCATTCCTCCTCCAACATTAATTCTACTATGTAATATTTACCCAAATGTTATTCTTATCAGTAATTTTTGTCAATCAAAATGCCATCAATTGATGACTTTATCTTTGGTAGATGATGAGCTAAGATGATATATTGCACGGCATTAATTCATAAAAACACTTGTTGAGAAGGAGAGATGGAGAATAAACAGGATATCAGGATTGGTGAATGCCGTTTGCTATAGTGTATTAATTGCACATTTCATCCGTATTTAATATGCTCCTTCGAATGGATATGATACAGATAGGTATTTGAATCAGGTGAACACATGCTGGACCTGCGGTGAGATGTAACTCCACGTAATGTTTTATGATCCAACCATGGTATTTTTTGAAAAGAATGTGTTGCGAACACCCTCTGGATAGCAGTTGTCACAAAGTTACAGCAGTTGAAACTAAGCCACCACCGGCTAAAGCCGACGGTGGCTTAGTTTTGTGAATATACTTCTCCGTGTGGTCGAAGTAAAGAAATGGTCTCAATTGGTTGGCAAGAAAGTGTTTGTTCTCTACGATAAGGACTCTATATGCCGAATCTGCAATGAAAAGGATAATAAACTGTTCTTAGACTTTTTAGATTTCTTCCATGTAGACTGCTAAAATAGAAGATTGCTGAGAAATATTATAAGGCTACATGAAGTCAGCGGTTATATCTCTCTCTATGTTAATCACTCAATGTTTTTACTCCTGAAAACTCTCCAGTCTCTTTCGCCTTGTCGGGTGTTGCAGTTTTCTCAGGGCCTTGACCTCAATCTGACGGATACGTTCACGGGTAAGACCAAAGACATTACCTACTTCTTCCAATGTAGAATCGCTGTATTCACCGATGCCAAGTCTCATCCTGACAACCTTTTCTTCTCTTGGAGTAAGGGTTGATAAAACCTTGTCAATCTCTTCCTTAAGAGAAGTTTCTACAAATTCTGTAAAAGGAGAAGAGGCATTCGGGTCTGCAATAAAATCACTGAGCCTGGATTCATCATCTCCAACAGGGGTTTCGATTGATACTGTCCCTTTGGTAGCTCTCATTGCCTTTCTGACCTTCTCCAGGGGAAGTCCGGCTTTCAATGAAATGTCTTTGGGATTTGGTTTTCTCCCCAGTTCCTGGAAGAGAGCTACGCTAACCTTGCTGATCTTATTTGCGGTTTCAAGTATATGGACCGGTACCCTGATGGTCCGTCCGTAATCTGCAATTGCCCTTGTCATGGCCTGCCTTATCCACCACGTTGAGTATGTAGAAAACTTATAGCCTCTATTGTAATCAAATTTATCAACAGCCTTCATAATGCCTATGTTCCCCTCCTGTATAAGGTCAAGGAAGGACAACCCACGATTAAGGTATTTCTTGCCAATATTAATGACAAGTCTCAGGTTTGCCTGAACAAGCCTATC contains:
- a CDS encoding class I SAM-dependent methyltransferase is translated as MNEQHSKWQAKELAQTFLEEIRGAIPGANFQLEVLSKILSIWCPLPSRILDLGCGDGILGRMLLDTYPTVHVIFADFSEPMLEALRKQIGNNHRTTIIKIDFATPAWAKGFEVEKAFDVIVSGFAVHHQPDDRKRKLYAEIYGLLSEGGVFLNLEQVSSMTPSGSALFDSFFVDHLLRFNRDKAPGKTKQEIEEAYYQRPGKKENILAPVETQCQWLREIGFQDVDCFFKLFELALFGGRKTSNIFSG
- a CDS encoding reductive dehalogenase; amino-acid sequence: MSGYHKRNWETFPMHKINRVDRPTTIIHDDQVRRTDERESGFNKAARGDFGERLAKERFRFGVKNPFSAALVNMQYFLAGIVDGLVAQQKAPLPEDPEILSRHIKEVAYFLRADAVGICKLPPYAVYTNQFPNGEPIELDHKFAIAVLVDQDWRTSEAFTGSDWISNPMSFVAYSASGFIACIIADYIRRLGYPARAHHARNYQVVVPPILLWAGLGEMSRIGNCVVHPFMGPRFKAAVVTTDLPLHTDKPIDFGLQDFCSKCKKCARECPSGALTDGDKVIDKGYEYWPSNVERCTRMRVGNKRGASCGTCIKVCPWNKPYTPLHRAVGWAMRHSGIARSLAIEFDDLLGYGKAGYKNKWWFDLEEIDGAMILHPPSEKSQKEYKQDVDY
- a CDS encoding cation:proton antiporter; the encoded protein is METTLTVGLAGILIFLAHLFAWFFERTKIPDVLMLIFTGFCIRLLLDMFAVNCPVHFGSVFASVTLVVILFEGGLGLSLNALKASLPQILSLTALNFFVTMGAVGFAVFYLTGLEKMVSFMFGAIVGSTAPTIIIPLVRQIKMRDVPMTILSIESAVSNVISFIVAFAMLDGYKSGNLRFGLMMGHIAVSFIVASGLGFTVSLIWSWLHNRVGNLQNSLFITFAFVFTIFGIAEILSLSGYIAALAFGISIGNGGGLLAPAVLRRRYTFLKTINVHPEEKRFFSEIVFLLRSFFFVYVGFSVQFTELRSVYFGFLLTMLIFLLRIPVTRLSISKAIHKRDVSLIAVMSPKGIAVVAMASLIFQDVGGDSSVLQNIANGVVICSIAMTSILVFFLTKTPLLKFYEWIFSGFGTSSNLR